The Ranitomeya imitator isolate aRanImi1 chromosome 3, aRanImi1.pri, whole genome shotgun sequence genome has a window encoding:
- the LOC138671730 gene encoding SCAN domain-containing protein 3-like, with product MEKYLRMEKANAEQDPGHNSSPDEGPSKRGRQKKKDKTVSSRQYSESYLSFGFTFTGDATAPTPLCLVCGEKLSNSAMVPIKLKRHLQTKHPSVQNKPMEYFVRLRTNNEKGATFLRKSTKVNERALKAGYLVAELIAKSKKSHTVAETLILPACKAIVNEMLGPDAAKEIAKVPLSDNTIARRIDDMSADIETVVLEKVRISKKFALQLDESTDISGHCQLLANVRFVDGEAITENFLFCKALPEKSTAEVIFQVTSEYLDKSGLTWENCTGVCTDGAAAMVGRIKGFVSRVKERNPDVLVTHCFLHREALVAKTLPADLAPVLDDVVRIVNFVKTRPLRCRLFASLCTEMGAEHKILLLHTEVRWLSRGKVLARVYELREELKIFLTNERSDYSKLLASDQWCAKLAYLADIFQYLNKLNTRMQGRNENLLTSTDKN from the coding sequence ATGGAGAAGTATTTGAGAATGGAAAAGGCAAATGCCGAACAGGACCCTGGACACAATTCTAGCCCAGATGAAGGCCCTAGTAAGAGAGGTcgacaaaagaaaaaagacaagacGGTGAGCTCAAGGCAATACAGTGAAAGCTATCTTTCATTTGGATTTACTTTCACTGGGGATGCGACAGCACCAACACCACTGTGCTTGGTGTGTGGTGAGAAGCTATCCAATAGCGCCATGGTGCCAATCAAGCTTAAACGCCATCTGCAAACGAAACACCCTTCCGTTCAAAACAAGCCGATGGAGTATTTTGTACGCTTACGTACAAACAATGAGAAAGGGGCAACTTTTTTGAGAAAAAGCACAAAGGTAAATGAGAGAGCCCTCAAAGCTGGCTACCTTGTTGCTGAACTCATAGCTAAATCAAAAAAGTCCCACACTGTGGCAGAAACATTAATACTGCCAGCTTGTAAAGCTATTGTAAATGAGATGCTTGGCCCTGACGCAGCCAAAGAGATAGCTAAAGTGCCTCTCTCTGATAACACAATTGCCAGACGGATTGATGACATGTCTGCGGACATTGAAACAGTTGTTTTGGAAAAAGTGCGCATCAGTAAGAAATTTGCCTTGCAACTTGATGAGTCGACGGATATCAGTGGACATTGTCAGCTGTTGGCCAATGTGCGTTTTGTGGATGGAGAAGCCATTACAGAAAACTTCCTATTTTGCAAGGCACTGCCAGAAAAATCAACAGCAGAGGTAATATTCCAGGTCACATCGGAATATCTTGATAAAAGTGGGCTTACATGGGAAAACTGCACAGGTGTCTGCACTGATGGAGCTGCAGCCATGGTCGGGCGCATCAAAGGCTTTGTAAGTAGGGTTAAAGAAAGAAACCCAGATGTTCTTGTTACCCACTGTTTCTTGCACCGTGAGGCCCTCGTTGCAAAGACCTTACCAGCAGATCTAGCTCCTGTGTTGGATGATGTTGTGCGCATAGTGAACTTTGTGAAGACGCGACCTTTGAGATGTCGCTTATTTGCATCTTTGTGTACAGAAATGGGAGCGGAACATAAAATCTTATTGCTCCACACGGAGGTCAGGTGGCTGTCACGCGGCAAAGTGCTGGCCCGTGTGTATGAGTTGCGAGAGGAACTTAAAATATTTCTGACAAACGAGAGGTCCGATTATTCAAAGCTGCTTGCAAGTGATCAGTGGTGTGCAAAGCTGGCATACCTGGCTGATATATTTCAATATCTGAATAAACTAAACACACGGATGCAAGGCCGAAATGAAAACCTGCTTACAAGCACTGATAAAAATTAA